GACCTGTTGGATTTCCTCCACACTCCCACACAGGCTAAAGGGCATGGGTAAAAAGTGATTTTCTAGCAAACAATCCATCATGGCTTTAAAGCTGGGCAAAGTGGGGGCGCAACGCCCCAAGCCCCAAGGGGTGAAACTCAGCTTGCGCTTGGCACTGATGCGTGGGTCTAGCTGGCGCAAACTCCCCGCTGCAGCATTGCGTGGATTAGCAAAAAGGGGCTGGTTTAACTTTGCTCTCTCTGCATTGATCTTTTCAAAATCTGCGTTCTCAATGGTTACCTCTCCGCGAATCTCTAGGGGTTCTGTGGGAGCGATGCGCAAAGGGATAGAGGGGATGGTTTTAGCTATATGGGTTACAAGCTCGCCTTCAATGCCATTGCCCCGCGTGGTAGCACTGACTAATTTACCTTGATCGTAAAAGAGATTGAGAGAAACCCCATCGAGCTTAGGCGAGCAGGTGAAGCGGGCATGTGGATAAACCTTAAAAATACGCGCGATCCAAGTTTGCAAACCTTCTAAATCAAAAACATTATCCAAACTCCACATGCGCTCTAGGTGTGTGTGTTTAGGCAAATAAGAGAGCAGAGCGTCCCCCACGCGTTGGGTAGGAGAGTGTTCTAAAATTTGCTCAGGGTGTGCGTGCTCGTAATCTTGGATTTGTTGGTAGAGCGTGTCGTATTCAAAATCGCTAACGAGCGGGTCATCTAATACATAGTAGTGATGGGCGTATTGACAGGCGCGTTCTACGCAAGCTTGGTAGTCTTGAAAAGTTTGTATCATTGTCCAGTCTTTGCTATAATGGCGGGCATTGTAGCGGAGTTTAGGTTAAGATAAAGGATAGGCTTGATTGGCGATGTGGATTCTACTATTTCCTTGCACCTGAATAATGAGGCGCAGTTTTTATGTTTCACCCTTAGTGATGATAGCAAGAATGATGCCGAACTCTATGGGATCAATATTTTTAAAATCCGCGAGATCATTTATTATGATGGAGATGTAACCGAGACTGTGGGGGGCAATGAGAGCATGATGCTAGGATTTTTGACCATTCGAGGCGAATCCGTGCCCCTCATTGATATTAATCGTTGGTTGCATTACGAAGCTAGTAATCCTGATCGCGATTTGAGCGATGTGTCTGTGCAAAGCAAGGAAAATCTAGTCATCGTGTGCGAGTTTTCTAGCTGTGTGGTGGGACTGAAAATCTTTGCCATCAAGCGCATTGTGCATAAAAGTTGGGGGGATATTAGCGTGGGGGACAAACAGGGTTTTGGAGCGGGGGGCAAGGTGAGCGCGATCACGCGCTTTGAGCAGGATCGCGTGATTCAGATTTTAGATGTGGAACGCATGCTTATAGACACTTTCCCCGATTTGCAAGAACTCGATCAGCTCAAAACGCAATTTGTAGAAGCCATCAAAAGCGATAAGTTGATTTTGATTGCCGAGGATTCGCAAGTAGCTATGAAAAATTTAGAGCGGATTGTCGAAAGCCTTAAACTCAAATATGAGGCGTTTCCCAATGGCGAAGCGTTGCTCAAACGGCTTTTTGAAGAGGGTATGTTAAATCACGTGGGGGCGGTGATTACCGACTTAGAAATGCCCCTTGTTTCCGGCTTTGAGGTGCTCAAGCGCATCAAGGAAGACGCACGCACTAAGCACCTGCCCGTGATTATCAACTCTTCTATGAGCAGTGAATCCAATAAACAACTCGCCGATTCTCTGCATGCTGATGGGTTTGTGATCAAATCCCATCCGGATGAAATCCGCGAACTCTTACACGCGTATTTGCAAGCTTAAATGATAAAGGAACAACCATGTTAAGGACACATTTGTGTGCCCAAGTGGGCGAAGCGTTGCTAGGGCAGCGCGTAGAGTTATGCGGGTGGTGTCATAATTACCGCGACCATGGGGGGGTAATTTTTATCGATCTGCGCGATAAAAGCGGGTTGGTGCAGTTGGTCTGCGACCCGCAATCTCCAGCTTACCAAGAGGCTAATCTCGTGCGCCATGAGTTCGTGTTGATCGCACATGGAATCGTGCGCTTGAGAGGGGAGGGCTTGGAAAACCCCAAACTTAAAACCGGAAAAATTGAGGTCGTGCTAGAGAGTTTGCGCATTGAAAATAAGAGTTTGACTCCCCCCATTACTATAGGCGACTCGAGTGTGAATGAGGATTTACGCCTGCAATACCGCTTTTTGGACCTGCGTTCCCCTAAGAGTTATGAAATCTTTAAGATGCGTAGCCGTGTGGCTAAAGCCGTGCGCGATTGTTTGGATAACCTAGACTTTTTAGAAATCGAAACCCCTATGCTGGCTAAAACCACCCCAGAGGGCGCGCGCGACTTTTTAATCCCTAGCCGTGTGCATGATGGTGCGTTTTTTGCCCTGCCCCAAAGCCCTCAACTCTTCAAGCAACTTTTAATGGTCGCGGGGATGGATCGCTACTATCAAATCGTAAAATGTTTTAGAGATGAGGATTTGCGCGCGGACCGCCAGCCTGAATTTACTCAAGTGGATGTAGAGATGAGTTTTTGCACCCAAGAGGATGTGCTAGAAGTCGCTCAAACTCTGCTACAAACCGTCTTTAAGAGTGTGGGCGTGGAAGTATCCACTCCTTTTAAGCGCATGGATTATATGGAGGCGATGGAAAAATACGGGAGCGACAAGCCCGATTTGCGTTTTGAGTTACCCCTTGTGGAAGTGGGCGATCTGTTTGTGGATAGCAGTAACGAGATTTTTAGGAGCATTGCTAGCGATTCTAAGAAAAATCGCTTTAAAGCTTTGTGCGTGCCCGGGGGGGATAGCTTTTGTAGCCGTAAGTATTTGAGCGAGGCGGAAAGCTTCGTGCGCAGCTTTGGCGCGCAAGGTTTGGCTTATTTGCAGATCAAGCCTGAGGGAGCTAAGGGTCCCTTGGTGAAATTCTTAAGCCCTGAGCGTTTAGAAGAGCTCTTGGCGCGCACACAGGCGCAGGTAGGGGATATTCTCTTTTTTGGCGCGGGGGCTAAAAAAGTCGTGTGGGATTACATGGGGCGTTTGCGCCTGAAATTGGGGCAGGATTTGGGATTGATAGATGAAAATGTCTTTAATCTCTTGTGGGTGGTGGATTTCCCCATGTTTGAAAGTGCGGAGGGGAAACTCAGCGCAGCACACCACCCTTTCACCATGCCCAAAGACCTAGAGAACACGGATTTAGAAGAAATGCGCTCGATCGCCTATGACATCGTGCTCAATGGGGTAGAGTTGGGCGGGGGAAGTGTGCGCATCCACAAAGAAGAGACTCAGGCTAAAGTTTTTGAACTACTAGGCATTAGCCCCCAAGAAGCCCAAGAAAAATTTGGCTTTTTCTTAGAGGCTTTGAAATACGGCGCACCTCCCCATGCGGGTTTTGCTCTAGGACTCGATCGCTTGGTGATGTTGCTTGCCAAAGTGCCCAGTATCCGCGATGTGATCGCCTTCCCCAAAACCCAAAAAGCCACTTGCCTGCTCAGCCAAGCCCCTAGCGAGGCTTCTGAGGAGCAATTAAGAGAATTGCATATCCGCTTAAGAAACCCAAAAAGGACACATTCATGAAAAACCTATTTTTGATCATCGGCGCGCCCGGGAGTGGCAAGACCACAGACGCACAGCTTATTGCCCAGCGCAATAGCGAGCAAATGGTGCATTATTCCACCGGCGATCTCTTGCGCGCAGAGATCGCGCAACAAACAGAGCGCGGAAAACGGATTGCAGAATTTACCAATAAGGGCGACCTCGTGCCTTTGGATATTGTGATTGATACCATTATCAGCGCGATTAAAAGCGCGCCTAGAGATGTGATTATCATTGATG
This portion of the Helicobacter felis ATCC 49179 genome encodes:
- a CDS encoding chemotaxis protein, with amino-acid sequence MIGDVDSTISLHLNNEAQFLCFTLSDDSKNDAELYGINIFKIREIIYYDGDVTETVGGNESMMLGFLTIRGESVPLIDINRWLHYEASNPDRDLSDVSVQSKENLVIVCEFSSCVVGLKIFAIKRIVHKSWGDISVGDKQGFGAGGKVSAITRFEQDRVIQILDVERMLIDTFPDLQELDQLKTQFVEAIKSDKLILIAEDSQVAMKNLERIVESLKLKYEAFPNGEALLKRLFEEGMLNHVGAVITDLEMPLVSGFEVLKRIKEDARTKHLPVIINSSMSSESNKQLADSLHADGFVIKSHPDEIRELLHAYLQA
- the aspS gene encoding aspartate--tRNA ligase encodes the protein MLRTHLCAQVGEALLGQRVELCGWCHNYRDHGGVIFIDLRDKSGLVQLVCDPQSPAYQEANLVRHEFVLIAHGIVRLRGEGLENPKLKTGKIEVVLESLRIENKSLTPPITIGDSSVNEDLRLQYRFLDLRSPKSYEIFKMRSRVAKAVRDCLDNLDFLEIETPMLAKTTPEGARDFLIPSRVHDGAFFALPQSPQLFKQLLMVAGMDRYYQIVKCFRDEDLRADRQPEFTQVDVEMSFCTQEDVLEVAQTLLQTVFKSVGVEVSTPFKRMDYMEAMEKYGSDKPDLRFELPLVEVGDLFVDSSNEIFRSIASDSKKNRFKALCVPGGDSFCSRKYLSEAESFVRSFGAQGLAYLQIKPEGAKGPLVKFLSPERLEELLARTQAQVGDILFFGAGAKKVVWDYMGRLRLKLGQDLGLIDENVFNLLWVVDFPMFESAEGKLSAAHHPFTMPKDLENTDLEEMRSIAYDIVLNGVELGGGSVRIHKEETQAKVFELLGISPQEAQEKFGFFLEALKYGAPPHAGFALGLDRLVMLLAKVPSIRDVIAFPKTQKATCLLSQAPSEASEEQLRELHIRLRNPKRTHS